A genomic stretch from Candidatus Lernaella stagnicola includes:
- a CDS encoding DUF4388 domain-containing protein: MSDASVKEGFVKGSLTQVPFPKVLNFVNLAGKSGILALSQGKRKVHIHFDRGEIVYVTSSYFPEMLLGEYLVNEGLIGKEVHEESIEVVRAEKVKLGAYLVEKGHLSPHDLYDALNMQVSKKLFKMFAWTEGDFFFREGEIIGEEHRILNISFPNLLYRGIRFYMPLTKPPQGFRGRKEDVLVKRLAGRYRIEDLQLGPADVRVFNLLNGERTLRQIIAASNMSKRSAYKVLYALFLLELVGFPEAYRSDRITTEKKKKKQAREKKKGAGFEIQVSNDLIAEAMASVDRIRQESETDVQFGDFQPSDSMQSAQQMAGLSHSGRGAADPAAEFLSKVDASLADAPETSSEDFLTGEQRRTAPAPPEESADDYGLAAAAPDTDPFATLGGGSDFGDVDLGEAADLGDGGVSVDDYGLDNDGDFDTEQEASGGGLLMDVDDFSNPEDLVKQAGYLLDDSNWEEARRFLQKAIEIDENNCDAYALLGWAMFNANPHDSDNVREAEGAIKNGMKINPNRYLHFLYLGKIYAATEQFEFAELHFVKALELNVECSEAKEEIKRIHNR; the protein is encoded by the coding sequence ATGTCTGATGCGTCGGTCAAGGAGGGGTTCGTCAAGGGCTCTTTGACCCAAGTTCCATTCCCTAAGGTTTTGAATTTCGTCAACTTGGCCGGTAAGAGCGGCATCCTTGCCTTAAGTCAAGGAAAACGGAAGGTACACATACATTTCGATCGCGGTGAAATCGTGTATGTGACCAGCTCCTATTTCCCCGAAATGTTGCTCGGTGAATACCTCGTCAACGAGGGACTGATCGGCAAAGAAGTACACGAGGAATCCATCGAAGTCGTACGGGCCGAGAAGGTAAAACTCGGCGCGTACCTCGTCGAAAAAGGGCATTTGTCGCCGCACGACTTGTATGACGCCCTAAACATGCAGGTCTCGAAAAAACTTTTCAAAATGTTCGCCTGGACCGAAGGGGACTTCTTCTTCCGTGAGGGCGAGATCATCGGCGAAGAACATCGCATACTCAACATTTCTTTCCCCAACCTGCTTTATCGCGGTATCCGCTTCTATATGCCGTTGACCAAGCCGCCGCAGGGATTTCGCGGTCGCAAGGAAGACGTGTTGGTCAAGCGCTTGGCCGGCCGATACCGTATCGAAGACCTACAACTCGGCCCGGCCGATGTGCGCGTGTTCAATCTTCTTAACGGCGAACGAACGCTGAGGCAGATCATCGCCGCTTCGAACATGAGCAAACGCTCGGCATACAAAGTTCTTTACGCGCTGTTCCTGCTCGAACTTGTCGGCTTCCCGGAGGCCTACCGAAGCGACCGGATAACCACCGAAAAGAAGAAGAAAAAGCAGGCGCGCGAGAAGAAAAAAGGCGCCGGCTTTGAAATCCAGGTATCCAACGATCTCATCGCCGAAGCCATGGCAAGCGTCGATCGCATCCGGCAAGAATCGGAAACCGACGTGCAGTTCGGTGACTTTCAACCGTCGGATTCCATGCAATCCGCGCAGCAAATGGCCGGCCTGTCGCATAGTGGACGGGGCGCGGCCGACCCGGCAGCGGAGTTTCTTTCCAAAGTCGACGCCTCGCTGGCTGACGCGCCGGAAACAAGCTCGGAGGATTTCCTGACCGGGGAGCAGCGGAGAACCGCCCCCGCCCCCCCCGAGGAGAGCGCTGATGATTACGGCCTGGCTGCCGCTGCGCCGGATACCGACCCCTTTGCGACGCTCGGGGGCGGTAGCGATTTCGGCGATGTCGATTTGGGCGAAGCGGCGGATTTGGGAGACGGAGGAGTTTCGGTCGACGACTACGGGCTCGACAATGACGGGGATTTCGACACCGAGCAAGAAGCGAGCGGCGGTGGCTTGTTGATGGATGTGGACGACTTTTCCAATCCGGAGGACCTAGTCAAGCAAGCCGGCTATCTGCTGGACGACAGCAATTGGGAAGAAGCGCGCCGTTTCCTGCAGAAAGCGATCGAGATCGACGAGAATAATTGCGACGCCTATGCGCTACTGGGTTGGGCAATGTTCAATGCGAACCCGCACGATTCCGACAACGTGCGCGAGGCGGAAGGCGCGATTAAAAACGGCATGAAAATCAACCCGAATCGCTATCTTCACTTCCTGTATTTGGGAAAGATCTACGCGGCGACCGAACAGTTCGAGTTCGCCGAATTGCATTTCGTCAAAGCATTGGAACTGAATGTCGAATGCAGCGAAGCGAAAGAAGAGATCAAGCGTATTCACAACCGCTGA
- the rocD gene encoding ornithine--oxo-acid transaminase — protein sequence MTKTQTIIEQTERYSAHNYKPLPVVITAAEGVWMTDIEGRRYLDCLSAYSAVSHGHGHPRLLRVMHEQIDRLVVTSRAFHNDQLGPWAQELCELCEMEMALPMNTGAEAVETAIKIARKWGYLVKGVPKYDAKIIACRENFHGRTTTIITISTDELYREDFGPFTPGFEVIEYGDADALEAAIDENTVAFLVEPIQGEAGVRLPPEGYLRQVRELCDKHNVLLIFDEIQVGLGRTGKMFCWQHEDAKPDLITLGKALGGGCVPISACVGRRDILGLFRPGEHGSTFGGMPLSCAVSREALRVLIEEDLTEKARLQGEKLRRGLESIRCPQIKEVRGKGLLLALELEPGKWTARQVCEALQEEGILCKETHETTIRFAPPLIIEDAEIDMIIKATKKVLET from the coding sequence ATGACGAAAACACAAACGATTATCGAACAAACCGAACGTTACAGCGCTCACAACTACAAGCCCCTGCCGGTGGTCATCACCGCCGCGGAGGGCGTCTGGATGACCGACATCGAAGGTCGACGCTATCTGGATTGCCTGTCGGCTTACTCGGCTGTGTCCCACGGGCATGGTCATCCGCGCTTGCTTCGCGTGATGCACGAGCAAATCGACCGCTTGGTCGTCACCAGCCGCGCGTTCCACAACGACCAACTCGGGCCCTGGGCGCAGGAACTATGCGAACTGTGTGAAATGGAAATGGCGCTGCCGATGAATACCGGCGCCGAAGCGGTCGAAACCGCCATCAAAATCGCCCGTAAATGGGGCTATCTAGTCAAGGGTGTGCCCAAGTACGACGCGAAAATCATCGCATGCCGCGAGAATTTCCACGGCCGCACGACAACCATCATCACGATCTCCACCGACGAACTCTACCGCGAAGATTTCGGCCCCTTCACGCCCGGTTTTGAAGTCATCGAGTACGGCGACGCCGACGCGCTCGAGGCCGCCATCGATGAAAACACTGTGGCCTTCCTTGTCGAGCCGATTCAGGGAGAGGCGGGCGTGCGCCTGCCGCCGGAAGGATACTTGCGGCAGGTTCGGGAGCTTTGCGACAAGCACAACGTATTGCTCATCTTTGACGAAATTCAAGTCGGCCTGGGCCGTACGGGAAAGATGTTCTGCTGGCAGCACGAAGACGCCAAGCCGGACTTGATCACCCTGGGCAAAGCGTTGGGCGGCGGCTGCGTGCCGATCAGCGCGTGTGTGGGCCGGCGCGACATACTAGGCTTGTTCCGCCCCGGCGAACACGGATCGACCTTCGGCGGTATGCCGCTGTCCTGCGCCGTGTCGCGCGAAGCCTTGCGGGTGCTGATCGAGGAAGACCTCACCGAAAAGGCGCGCCTCCAGGGCGAGAAACTGCGGCGCGGGTTGGAATCGATTCGCTGCCCGCAGATCAAGGAAGTTCGCGGCAAGGGCCTATTGCTCGCCCTCGAACTGGAGCCCGGCAAGTGGACCGCGCGGCAAGTTTGCGAAGCGTTGCAGGAAGAGGGCATCCTGTGCAAGGAAACTCACGAAACGACCATCCGCTTTGCTCCGCCTTTGATCATTGAAGACGCCGAAATCGACATGATCATCAAGGCGACGAAAAAAGTGCTGGAAACCTAG
- the eno gene encoding phosphopyruvate hydratase, translating to MAKISRIHAREILDSRGNPTVEVDLQTDTGILARAAVPSGASTGVHEAIELRDDDKGRYLGKGVLKAVNNVNEIIAKALIGKPVDEQAALDKAMIELDGTPNKARLGANAILGVSLAAARAAAQVAGVPLYQLIARSDSATLLPVPMMNILNGGSHATNNVDIQEFMIVPVGAPSFREALRYGAEVFHNLKKILVAKGYAAGVGDEGGYAPNCASNEEALQLVIQAIERAGYEPGKDIFIALDVAASELYRDGAYYFPAEGLDGVQPEELTALYKGWLAKYPIISIEDGLDEDDWDGWQKQTAELGNRVQLVGDDIFVTNPERLQRGVDEKIANSILIKLNQIGTLTETLDVIQMAKDAGYTQVVSHRSGETCDPFLATLAVACNTGQVKTGSASRSERLAKYNELLRIETELGEQARWIGKNAFPR from the coding sequence ATGGCGAAGATCAGCCGTATCCACGCTCGGGAAATTCTCGACAGCCGTGGCAATCCAACGGTGGAAGTGGACCTGCAAACTGATACCGGAATCCTGGCGCGCGCGGCGGTGCCTTCGGGCGCCAGCACCGGTGTGCACGAAGCCATCGAACTGCGCGATGACGATAAGGGGCGGTATCTCGGCAAGGGCGTGCTCAAAGCCGTGAACAACGTCAACGAAATCATTGCCAAAGCCCTGATCGGCAAGCCCGTCGACGAACAAGCGGCTCTCGACAAGGCGATGATTGAACTCGACGGCACGCCGAACAAGGCGCGGCTGGGCGCCAACGCGATTTTGGGCGTTTCATTGGCGGCGGCGCGCGCGGCAGCTCAAGTGGCCGGCGTTCCGCTGTATCAGTTGATCGCGAGATCCGACAGCGCCACGCTGTTGCCGGTTCCCATGATGAACATTCTCAACGGCGGCTCGCACGCGACGAACAACGTGGACATCCAAGAGTTCATGATCGTCCCTGTCGGCGCGCCCTCTTTTCGGGAAGCGTTGCGCTATGGCGCGGAAGTCTTCCACAACCTGAAAAAAATTCTGGTGGCCAAAGGCTACGCAGCGGGCGTGGGTGACGAAGGCGGCTATGCCCCCAACTGCGCTTCCAACGAAGAAGCTTTGCAACTGGTGATTCAAGCCATTGAACGCGCCGGATACGAGCCGGGCAAGGATATTTTCATCGCTTTGGACGTGGCGGCCAGCGAGTTGTACCGAGACGGCGCGTATTACTTCCCGGCCGAAGGGCTGGATGGCGTACAACCGGAGGAATTGACCGCTCTGTACAAAGGCTGGCTGGCGAAATACCCGATTATTTCGATCGAAGACGGCCTGGATGAGGACGATTGGGACGGCTGGCAGAAACAGACCGCCGAGTTGGGCAACCGCGTACAGTTGGTCGGTGACGACATTTTCGTGACCAATCCCGAACGACTGCAGCGGGGCGTCGACGAGAAGATCGCCAATTCCATTCTTATCAAACTCAACCAAATCGGCACCTTGACCGAAACCTTGGATGTCATCCAAATGGCGAAGGACGCCGGCTACACGCAAGTGGTCAGCCACCGCAGCGGCGAAACATGCGACCCCTTCCTGGCCACCTTGGCCGTGGCCTGCAACACGGGTCAGGTCAAAACCGGCAGCGCCAGCCGCAGCGAACGCCTCGCCAAGTACAATGAACTCTTGCGCATCGAGACCGAATTGGGAGAACAGGCCCGCTGGATCGGCAAAAATGCCTTCCCGCGATAG
- a CDS encoding TIM barrel protein — translation MALVDLRRQATRRSPDQLVAQLNSFELDLKFSAGIWCFSPPGNRFHDKYKPEIDIEQRLEIAAGLADSGLVGLEAHYPNEINENNLDLWKKFCADTGIRLVTVVPLLFHEAQFEFGSLSSPLPNARRAAIQRAVEAFQLNRELDTDFAVVWAGIDGFENPFGIDFPAARDRFAEALAVALDAVPGCRVAFEPKPYEPRGRQFYGTTPEGLLLGFKIERMLAHQANHKLMREGHSLVCLNPEIGHMLMAYEDLAYSFSQVLEYGRLAHIHVNSQPLGNFDQDLNVGVVSPEQLEAALYVLKMHGYQGYFGIDINPERQPIEQAIRNSIDAIRAANDRINEYDHEAVIWATMNPHRDRGWLEAYLIRQRAPYPDRLPPLPNPRRE, via the coding sequence ATGGCACTGGTCGATTTACGTCGGCAGGCGACACGGCGGTCGCCGGACCAGCTTGTCGCGCAACTCAATAGTTTCGAGTTGGATCTGAAATTTTCGGCTGGTATTTGGTGCTTTTCACCACCGGGCAATCGCTTCCACGACAAATACAAACCCGAGATCGACATCGAGCAGCGCCTGGAGATCGCCGCCGGATTGGCCGACAGCGGTTTGGTCGGGTTGGAAGCCCATTACCCGAACGAAATCAACGAAAACAACCTCGATCTCTGGAAAAAGTTCTGTGCCGATACGGGCATTCGCCTCGTAACCGTCGTACCATTACTGTTCCACGAGGCGCAGTTCGAATTCGGCTCGCTTTCCTCGCCCCTGCCCAACGCGCGACGCGCCGCCATCCAGCGCGCGGTCGAAGCCTTTCAACTCAACCGGGAACTCGATACGGATTTCGCCGTCGTGTGGGCCGGTATCGACGGTTTTGAGAATCCCTTCGGCATCGATTTCCCCGCAGCGCGGGACCGTTTCGCCGAGGCGCTCGCCGTGGCGCTCGACGCCGTGCCGGGGTGCCGGGTGGCTTTTGAACCCAAGCCCTACGAGCCGCGCGGGCGACAGTTTTACGGCACGACGCCGGAAGGTCTGCTGCTCGGTTTCAAAATCGAGCGCATGCTCGCCCACCAGGCGAATCACAAGTTGATGCGCGAAGGCCACTCGCTGGTGTGTCTCAACCCGGAAATCGGCCACATGCTGATGGCCTACGAGGACCTGGCGTATTCTTTCAGCCAAGTGCTGGAATACGGCCGCTTGGCCCATATTCACGTCAACAGCCAGCCGCTGGGCAACTTCGATCAGGACCTGAACGTCGGTGTCGTCAGCCCCGAGCAATTGGAGGCGGCGCTGTACGTGTTGAAAATGCACGGCTACCAAGGCTACTTCGGCATCGATATCAATCCCGAGCGGCAACCGATCGAGCAGGCGATCCGCAACTCGATCGACGCGATCCGCGCGGCTAACGACCGTATTAATGAATACGACCACGAAGCGGTGATCTGGGCCACGATGAACCCCCACCGCGATCGAGGTTGGTTGGAGGCGTATTTGATTCGGCAGCGCGCTCCGTATCCGGACCGCCTGCCACCGTTGCCGAATCCCCGGCGTGAATAG
- the xylB gene encoding xylulokinase — MAFLLGIDVGTSGAKALIMDENGAVQSVHTEHYPLSTPEPLWSEQDPEHWWEATCACCRAVLAQSEVAPADIRAVGLTGQMHGLVLLDKNDEVLRPAILWNDQRTESQCRDMIARFGVDDLLDLTANPVLPGFTAPKILWVREQEPEIYERIKHFLLPKDYLRFRLTGEFATEVSDASGTSLFDVQAREWSETLFHALDIPLAWAPVCAESTLLTGQVSREAAAATGLAPGTVVVGGAGDQAAQALGSGLSQEGLVSATLGTSGVVFAPTSDPLIDNEGRLHAFCHANPGMWHVMGVMLSAGGSLRWFRDALGDEEMRAEVIGGKSGYDRLAEEAAGIEIGSEGLYFLPYLIGERTPHPDPHARACFIGLTLRHGRAHMARAVFEGVTFGMRDSLELIRDLGIEPAQIRVSGGGAKSAFWRQMLADVFSTEIAQVNVTEGAAFGAALLAGVGAGIYSDVDSACDLIVRVVDTLSPDLERAARYEDHYERFGKLYPALQSHFRKRY, encoded by the coding sequence ATGGCCTTCCTGCTCGGTATCGACGTAGGCACGAGCGGCGCCAAAGCCTTGATCATGGACGAAAACGGCGCGGTGCAATCCGTTCATACCGAGCACTATCCGCTTTCCACGCCGGAGCCGTTGTGGTCGGAGCAGGATCCGGAGCATTGGTGGGAAGCAACATGCGCGTGTTGTCGCGCTGTGCTTGCCCAAAGTGAAGTCGCGCCCGCAGACATCAGGGCCGTGGGTCTGACCGGCCAGATGCACGGCTTGGTCTTGCTCGACAAGAACGACGAGGTCTTAAGACCCGCCATTCTATGGAACGACCAGCGCACCGAATCCCAGTGTCGCGACATGATTGCGCGGTTCGGGGTCGACGATCTGCTCGACTTGACCGCCAATCCCGTTTTGCCGGGGTTCACCGCGCCGAAAATCCTTTGGGTGCGCGAACAGGAACCCGAGATCTATGAGCGGATCAAACACTTTTTATTGCCTAAGGATTACCTTCGCTTCCGCTTGACCGGCGAATTCGCCACCGAGGTTTCGGACGCTTCAGGAACATCGTTGTTCGATGTGCAAGCGCGCGAATGGTCCGAAACTTTGTTCCACGCGTTGGATATCCCGCTTGCCTGGGCGCCGGTGTGCGCTGAATCCACGTTGCTGACCGGGCAAGTGAGTCGGGAGGCGGCCGCGGCGACCGGCCTGGCGCCGGGAACCGTTGTGGTGGGAGGGGCGGGAGACCAAGCGGCACAGGCCCTCGGTTCGGGTTTGTCTCAAGAAGGCTTGGTGTCGGCCACGCTTGGCACGTCCGGTGTGGTGTTCGCGCCCACGAGCGACCCGTTGATCGACAACGAAGGCCGCCTACACGCCTTCTGTCACGCCAACCCCGGCATGTGGCACGTGATGGGAGTCATGCTCTCGGCAGGAGGCAGCTTGCGCTGGTTCCGCGACGCGCTCGGCGATGAAGAGATGCGGGCGGAAGTAATCGGCGGCAAATCAGGGTACGACCGACTTGCGGAAGAAGCCGCCGGGATCGAAATAGGATCCGAGGGGCTGTATTTTTTGCCCTATTTGATCGGCGAACGCACGCCGCATCCCGACCCCCACGCTCGCGCGTGTTTTATCGGTTTGACCCTACGGCACGGCCGGGCGCACATGGCCCGCGCGGTGTTCGAAGGCGTTACTTTTGGAATGCGGGATTCCTTGGAATTGATTCGGGATTTGGGAATCGAACCGGCCCAGATTCGCGTCTCGGGCGGCGGTGCGAAATCGGCGTTTTGGCGGCAAATGTTGGCCGACGTCTTTTCGACCGAGATCGCCCAAGTCAATGTGACCGAAGGAGCCGCTTTTGGCGCCGCTCTTTTGGCCGGTGTCGGCGCGGGCATTTACAGCGACGTTGACTCCGCTTGCGACCTGATCGTGCGCGTAGTCGATACCCTATCGCCCGACTTAGAGCGTGCCGCCCGCTATGAGGACCACTACGAACGCTTTGGGAAACTTTATCCGGCGCTGCAATCACACTTCCGAAAACGCTACTAA
- a CDS encoding flagellar brake protein, with product MIFSLIKTKKGPSSLYEAVCKLSAVRSEYTANDDASDVYSLRISSITTGRHGLLSIVIAQGVSQWLPTPKKLNKNAKKDALTHIKPQFQVDLPIFVEFERSGERQKAKSQIIGWRDNTFLIINTPEVDGRKVMHQTKNNMVIRYLHEGSVYGFVSELLGVHRSQPADLWFLEFPEMAEAKNLRRSRRVRTYLDAEVSDGGKCKILNLSSLGALVMADRGAPVGSEIALTFRLPNNTEIQQLRAIVRRLETVNGGIAMGLEFHAEETKKHEVIEEYVSAYLSIHQDI from the coding sequence TTGATTTTTTCCCTAATAAAAACTAAAAAAGGACCGAGTTCCTTATATGAGGCCGTGTGCAAACTATCGGCGGTGAGATCGGAATATACCGCGAACGATGACGCATCGGATGTTTATTCGCTCCGAATTTCTTCGATAACCACAGGTAGACACGGTTTGTTATCTATTGTAATCGCTCAAGGAGTGTCGCAATGGTTGCCAACACCGAAAAAACTCAATAAAAATGCAAAGAAAGATGCACTGACTCATATCAAACCCCAGTTCCAGGTTGATTTGCCGATTTTCGTTGAATTCGAGCGATCCGGCGAAAGGCAGAAAGCGAAGTCGCAAATCATCGGTTGGCGGGATAATACATTCCTGATCATCAATACACCTGAAGTGGACGGCCGTAAAGTGATGCACCAGACGAAAAACAATATGGTCATCCGCTATTTGCACGAAGGATCGGTGTACGGTTTCGTCTCGGAATTACTGGGGGTTCACCGCAGTCAGCCGGCGGATCTCTGGTTCCTGGAATTCCCGGAAATGGCCGAGGCGAAAAACCTCCGCCGCAGCCGGCGGGTTAGAACCTATCTCGACGCCGAGGTTTCCGATGGCGGCAAATGCAAAATTCTCAATCTATCCAGCCTCGGCGCGTTGGTGATGGCGGATCGCGGCGCCCCGGTCGGCAGCGAAATCGCCCTTACTTTCCGTTTGCCCAACAACACGGAAATACAACAGTTGCGAGCGATTGTCCGCCGTTTGGAAACGGTGAACGGCGGCATCGCCATGGGGCTGGAATTTCACGCGGAAGAAACAAAAAAACACGAAGTGATTGAAGAATACGTCAGTGCGTACTTATCGATCCATCAGGACATTTAG
- a CDS encoding C1 family peptidase, whose amino-acid sequence MKQVTLSLMFVLLLGFASVSAAADVQDVQKAITEAGAEWTAGYTSLSHLSADEFAEYCSWEFGDPPAPMSYINEIEIPKDMPAHLDWRNIDGENFMTPIKDQHPCGTCATFSSIAAFESLIKIAVGNAFVEPDLSEQHVYSCEGPLPYTLFHPMIYLKNSGAPDETCMPYNCDFAGERPSCQDTCADWDARSFQTTDYRFFMWPNEEQIIAALQDGPIIAGMQVYEDFQDYTGGIYEHVTGKILGGHGVALIGYDKDEQYWIIKNSWGTEWGEEGYARLRWQTGMLRFSYQSVDVQVDYETLCGADTAPAIDGLAILNAVGELPEDADLEISFTYADGEANLRGGELFYAIDDEDALRFAEPMRELVGTSEAARDEPFTLMLPGPFASGEHTLAIYVSDLCGLVSNEVTIGFQVAGTPTDDDDSTMDDDTDIGDDDDDTDAPADDDDDDDNDDSGCGK is encoded by the coding sequence ATGAAACAAGTCACGCTCTCTCTCATGTTCGTTTTGTTACTCGGTTTTGCGTCGGTATCCGCGGCCGCGGATGTCCAAGACGTACAGAAAGCCATCACCGAAGCCGGCGCCGAATGGACCGCCGGTTACACTTCGCTTTCGCACTTATCGGCCGATGAATTCGCCGAGTATTGCAGTTGGGAATTCGGTGATCCGCCCGCTCCGATGTCCTACATCAACGAAATCGAAATTCCTAAAGACATGCCCGCGCATTTGGACTGGCGCAATATAGACGGCGAAAATTTCATGACGCCGATCAAGGATCAGCACCCCTGCGGCACCTGCGCGACTTTTTCCTCGATCGCCGCCTTCGAGTCGCTGATCAAAATCGCCGTGGGGAATGCCTTCGTCGAACCCGACCTCTCCGAACAGCACGTCTATTCATGCGAGGGGCCCCTCCCCTACACCCTCTTTCACCCGATGATTTATTTGAAAAACTCCGGCGCGCCCGATGAAACCTGCATGCCCTATAACTGCGATTTCGCCGGCGAACGGCCCTCCTGCCAGGATACCTGCGCCGATTGGGACGCCCGCAGCTTTCAGACCACCGACTATCGTTTCTTCATGTGGCCGAACGAGGAGCAGATCATCGCCGCACTGCAGGACGGCCCCATTATCGCCGGCATGCAAGTGTATGAAGACTTCCAGGACTACACCGGCGGCATCTACGAGCACGTCACCGGCAAGATCCTCGGCGGGCACGGCGTGGCGCTGATCGGTTACGACAAAGATGAACAGTATTGGATCATCAAAAACAGTTGGGGCACAGAGTGGGGCGAAGAGGGCTACGCCCGCCTGCGTTGGCAAACCGGCATGTTGCGCTTCAGTTACCAGTCCGTCGACGTCCAGGTCGATTACGAAACCCTCTGCGGCGCCGATACCGCCCCCGCCATCGACGGCTTGGCGATCCTAAACGCCGTGGGCGAATTGCCTGAAGACGCCGACCTCGAAATCAGCTTCACCTACGCCGACGGGGAAGCCAATCTGCGCGGTGGCGAGCTGTTCTACGCGATCGACGACGAAGATGCTCTGCGCTTCGCTGAGCCGATGCGCGAGTTGGTCGGCACCAGCGAGGCCGCCCGTGACGAACCCTTCACGCTCATGCTCCCCGGCCCGTTCGCCTCAGGCGAGCACACCCTGGCGATCTACGTGAGCGACTTGTGCGGTCTGGTCAGCAACGAGGTCACCATCGGTTTCCAGGTGGCTGGTACCCCGACGGATGACGACGACTCGACGATGGATGACGATACGGATATTGGCGACGACGACGACGACACGGACGCACCGGCCGACGATGATGATGACGACGATAATGACGACAGCGGCTGCGGAAAATAG
- a CDS encoding nitroreductase family protein, translating to METIFKRRSIRRYTSEPVSDEQVTAILKAAMAAPSAGNQQPWHFVVLRDPDIKNGVPDVHPYSRMVVEAPVAIAVCADMSLVSHAGMWEQDCAAATQNLLLAVTDLGLGAVWLGVHPREDRVAGLKKLLRLPDTVIPFALVPVGHPAESKGPADYYREDRIHQDQW from the coding sequence ATGGAAACGATCTTCAAGCGCCGCAGCATCCGCCGGTATACTTCCGAGCCCGTGAGCGACGAACAAGTCACCGCCATTCTTAAAGCCGCGATGGCGGCGCCGTCGGCCGGCAATCAGCAGCCGTGGCATTTTGTCGTGCTGCGCGATCCGGACATCAAGAACGGCGTGCCGGATGTTCACCCCTACTCGAGAATGGTCGTGGAAGCACCGGTGGCTATCGCCGTATGCGCCGACATGTCGCTCGTGAGCCATGCAGGCATGTGGGAACAAGACTGCGCCGCCGCGACGCAAAACCTCTTGCTGGCGGTCACCGACCTCGGTCTTGGCGCCGTTTGGCTGGGCGTACACCCTCGCGAGGACCGGGTCGCGGGGCTGAAAAAACTCTTGCGCCTGCCCGACACCGTGATTCCTTTCGCGTTGGTGCCGGTGGGGCATCCCGCCGAAAGCAAAGGCCCCGCCGACTACTACCGCGAGGATCGGATTCACCAAGACCAATGGTGA
- a CDS encoding FAD-binding oxidoreductase, with protein MSGPRTVIIGGGIVGLSLAWNLAKLGWDNITVLERDHLNAGASARCGGGVRAQWSTADNIRIMKRNLDLFVSFPQDTGFNNWFQQRGYLFLAYSDQQAEQFEKSVGLQHENGVMTKLWSPSEVKRRVPGINTDGIVLGCFHKKDGVCFPFAMVWGYTKVCRQLGVRVLPFHEALGLRVANRKITVVETNRGEFPADLVVNCAAAWAPQIGRMCGVEMPNYPEKHEAIVTEALHSFMGPNLVPMNSGIYVTQTMRGELYACLGLDKAPAENYDTSFAFMRKVSRLMIDLMPRLSGVKVLRQWAGFYDITPDTSPIIGYVTEPENFYQYHGLMGHGFMFAPAMSEMIAAHLDGSELREDLTAYNLDRFAHGGLEVEQMIIG; from the coding sequence GTGAGCGGCCCGCGCACGGTCATTATCGGGGGCGGCATCGTCGGCTTGTCGCTCGCCTGGAATCTAGCCAAGCTCGGTTGGGATAACATCACGGTGCTCGAGCGCGACCACCTCAACGCGGGGGCCTCGGCGCGCTGCGGCGGCGGCGTGCGGGCGCAATGGTCGACGGCCGACAACATCCGCATCATGAAGCGTAACCTGGATTTGTTCGTCAGCTTTCCGCAGGACACGGGCTTCAACAACTGGTTCCAGCAACGCGGTTACCTTTTCCTCGCCTACAGCGACCAGCAGGCCGAGCAGTTCGAAAAGAGCGTGGGCCTGCAACACGAAAACGGCGTGATGACCAAACTGTGGTCGCCCAGCGAGGTCAAACGCCGCGTGCCGGGCATCAACACCGACGGGATCGTCCTGGGCTGCTTCCACAAAAAGGACGGCGTCTGTTTCCCCTTCGCCATGGTCTGGGGTTACACGAAAGTTTGTCGGCAATTGGGCGTCCGCGTCCTGCCTTTCCACGAAGCGCTCGGGCTGCGTGTCGCAAACCGGAAAATTACCGTCGTCGAGACCAACCGGGGCGAGTTTCCCGCCGACCTGGTCGTCAATTGCGCCGCCGCGTGGGCACCGCAAATCGGCCGCATGTGTGGCGTGGAGATGCCCAATTATCCGGAGAAGCACGAGGCGATTGTCACCGAAGCGCTGCACTCGTTCATGGGGCCGAACCTGGTGCCGATGAACAGTGGCATATACGTGACGCAGACCATGCGCGGCGAACTCTATGCTTGCTTGGGCCTCGATAAAGCGCCCGCCGAAAATTACGACACCTCGTTCGCGTTCATGCGCAAAGTCAGCCGGCTGATGATTGACCTCATGCCGCGCCTCAGCGGCGTGAAAGTGCTGCGCCAGTGGGCCGGTTTTTACGACATCACGCCCGATACCAGCCCGATCATCGGCTATGTAACCGAGCCCGAGAATTTCTACCAGTACCACGGCCTGATGGGACACGGCTTCATGTTCGCCCCGGCGATGTCGGAAATGATCGCCGCGCACCTGGACGGCAGTGAATTGCGCGAGGATTTGACCGCCTACAATCTGGACCGCTTCGCGCACGGCGGCCTGGAAGTCGAGCAGATGATCATCGGCTGA